The Micromonospora siamensis genome contains the following window.
GCGCCCGCAGGAACCGTTGCACGTCCGCCGGCTTGTCCTCGCCGGCCACCCCGACGAAGACCACCCGGTCGGCGTGGTCGCGGGCCAGCTGGCTCAGCGCGTCCTGCCGCTGCTCGCACGCGGCGCACCAGGACGAGAAGAACACCAGCACCACCGGCCGGTCCGCCCAGAGCCTCGCCAGCTCGACGGGGCTGCCGTCGGTGAGCCGGCCGGCGACCGCGGGCGCGGCGGGCACCCCCGCCGGCACGGGGCGCAGCGCCAGGCCGGTGGGCGCCGGGCCGGGCAGCGCCGCAACGCCGCCGGCCACCGGCTCGGGCCGCGTCGGTTCCTCCTCCGCCGCGAAACAGCCGGTGGCGGCCAGCGCCGCGGCCAGGGCCAGGGCGGTCAGGCGTACGCCGCCCCTCACGACGGCACCACCGCGACCAGCGCCGGCCCCTCGCTGTCGTTGGCGGTCAACGGGATCGGCGCCCGCCCGTCCACCGCCAGCCGGTACGCGTCCCGCCGCGCCAGCTGCACCGGCATCCGGAACTCGCAGTACGTCGGCACCTTCGCCACCTCCAGGTCCTCCTCGAACGCCGGCACCGAGCGCCCGCCGGTCAGCGCGCCCTCGGCGAGGGTGGCGCCACCGGCGTCCTCCACCCGGAACGGCGCCCGGTTGTGGAAGTGCGTGTACGGGCCGGTGCCCGCGCAGTCCACGCCGACCGGCCGGATGTTGATGTCGCGCACGAGCACCCGCACCGTCGTCGCCGACCGGGTCTCCTCGGCGTCGCCGCCGCACCCGGCCACTGCGCCGGCCAGCAGCGGGGCCAGGCAGAACGCCACCCACAGCCGTCTCATCCGTCGTCCTCCCGATCAGCCGGGGGCCGGGGCGGTGCGGGTGGCACCGCCCCGGCCGTGGTGGGTCGTGCTCAGCGCAGCGCGCGGGGCCGCTCCACCCGGCACTGGCTGGTGACCGTCCTGGTCGGGTCGCTCTCCGAGGTGGCGGTGAGGGTGACCAGGGTGGTGGCCGTCGCGTCGGCGGCGGCGCCGACCGACACGTCCACCGTTGTCGACGTCCCGAACTTGGCGGTGGCCAGCTCGTTGGGCAGCTCGACCTGCCAGCCCGTGCCGCCGACACTGGCCGACAGCCGGTACACGTCGGAGCGCAGGTGGTCGGTGACGTCCTCCGGGTGCTGGGCGTCGGCGGCCACGTACTCGCCGGTGTTGGTCAGGTCGAAGGTGC
Protein-coding sequences here:
- a CDS encoding TlpA family protein disulfide reductase; the encoded protein is MRGGVRLTALALAAALAATGCFAAEEEPTRPEPVAGGVAALPGPAPTGLALRPVPAGVPAAPAVAGRLTDGSPVELARLWADRPVVLVFFSSWCAACEQRQDALSQLARDHADRVVFVGVAGEDKPADVQRFLRAHRVDYPVLLDDGGRVALSYAVREPPAVVLVGRGGKLLRGWTGGVDASTLDARLRELVLAG